The genomic window ATGAAAAGAAATGTTTTAATCACAGGTACATCCACAGGTGTTGGATTGGAAGCTTCAATTCTCTTTGCTAAAAATGGCTTTAAGGTCTATGCTACAATGAGAAATCTCAAAAAAGCAGATGCTCTAAAAGACGCTATTGAAAAAGAACAATTGGATATCGAGATTCTACCTTTAGATGTCACCGACTTATCGTCTATTAAAAAGGCAGTAGATACTATTATAGCTAATGATGGGAAAATAGATGTCTTATTTAATAATGCAGGGGCCGGATTTGCAAAAACTACCGAACAAACATCTGAAGAAGAAATTCGATGGGTGACCGATGTAAATTACCACGGTGTAGTCTTCTGTACCAAAGAAGTGCTACCACATATGAGAAAACAGAATGGTGGACAAATTATTACGATCACTTCTGTGGGAGGCTTAGTGGGACAACCTTTCAATGAGTTCTACTGTGGAGCCAAGTTCGCTGTAGAAGGTTACATGGAAGCATTGGCGAACTATGTTTCAAAACCTTTCAATATTAAAATTACAAATGTTGAGCCTGGTGGCATTTCAACGGAATTTATGGCTTCAGCTGTTCAGAAAACTTCTTCCAATGGACAGTTTGCTATGGGTGAGTATCAAGGAATCTTTGAGAAGTACATGGCTGGCAGTCAGGAAAGAGCTAAAAGTAGCGAAATTCCAATTTATCAAACAGGTAAAGAAGTGGCTGAAGTAGTCCTTCAAGTCGCCCAAAATGAAAATCCTCCTTTAAGAATAAGAAGTTCCGAATGGGCCGAACGTTTTTGTCAGTTAAAAACACAAGCAGATCCCGACGGAACAAAACTTCGTGATATGATTGCGAATAGTTTCCTTTAGAAAAAAGAAATGCACTAAGAAAACTCTTAGTGCATTTACTACTTTCACCAATTCAATGTTACTTAATAATAATTTTATGTGTTTCCACGAATTGCTTATCCACATTTAATTTTAGGATATACATTCCGCTTGACAATTCTTTTAATGGCAACAATTCTGAATACAATCCTGCTTCTTGCTGATCGTATGTTTTTCTAAATATTGTCTGCCCATTGATATCGACCAATTCCATTTCCACACCTGTGTTTTCATCTACTTTATAAGCCACAACAGCTTTACCATCGGTTACTGGGTTTGGATAAACCACCGAGTGATCAAAAGTGCCGAAATCCAAGTGCATTGGCTGACCGTTTTTATCTGTACTGTTCATCACTGCAGACGGATCGTCGATGATTTCAACATAGATTAGGTAGGCGACAAAACCGTTCTCTTTACCGTCATCAGCGGCAAATACCAACTGCCCTACTCCTTCTTGGATTGGGTTGATATTAATAAAGGTTTGACCCAATGATAAATCGACAATATCTGGAGTGTAGTTACCCGCGTAAATCAATAGTTCATCATCGTCGGGATCGTTAAATAGATCGTCTGGACTGATCGTGATTGCTTGTACTGTATCCGCCAAATTCACTCTAATAATGGCATAATCCATGTTCAACATCGGAGATCTGTTTTTATGAGTCACCTCAATTAATGTCGTATCTACCGTGGTGTTCCCAAATTCATCAGTTACTGAGATTGGAAGATGATACAAGCCCTCACTTTCGTAATCAGCTATCACTTTTAAAGAAGCCGTCTGAGCTCCATCTTGTTGGAAATGATAA from Flammeovirga yaeyamensis includes these protein-coding regions:
- a CDS encoding SDR family oxidoreductase yields the protein MKRNVLITGTSTGVGLEASILFAKNGFKVYATMRNLKKADALKDAIEKEQLDIEILPLDVTDLSSIKKAVDTIIANDGKIDVLFNNAGAGFAKTTEQTSEEEIRWVTDVNYHGVVFCTKEVLPHMRKQNGGQIITITSVGGLVGQPFNEFYCGAKFAVEGYMEALANYVSKPFNIKITNVEPGGISTEFMASAVQKTSSNGQFAMGEYQGIFEKYMAGSQERAKSSEIPIYQTGKEVAEVVLQVAQNENPPLRIRSSEWAERFCQLKTQADPDGTKLRDMIANSFL